The following coding sequences are from one Pocillopora verrucosa isolate sample1 chromosome 5, ASM3666991v2, whole genome shotgun sequence window:
- the LOC136281118 gene encoding uncharacterized protein encodes MLASLPSLPSLSLPLPSQNDYRQQLIEKTEQFLRRMRWKAYFFLNPSTISNTKDTYGFKSAKNPPPIEELKEFENSMLKMIQSTKFKHINSPFLNKLKDDAIKIKNETKLLIAADKTTNFYKLEPSAYNDLLEQNITKSYKKAQPDTVQAIHAENKNITTKLGIDDRVDKTASKEAFITLKDHKPNFANKPTCRLINPTKSEIGKISKRILDRINSRIMRTAKFNQWKNTASAIGWFKSLKNKQHLSFICFDIEEFYPSISQDLLNKALDFASTYDNITMEERNIIIHAKKSTLIHKRQPWQKKGDTTFDVTMGSYDGAETCDLVGSFLLSQLQDLNINVGLYRDDGLATTNTAPRDTENIKKEICRIFNRNGLRITIEANKKIINFLDVTFNLNNSTYQPYTKPNTTLQYVHRESNHPPITTKNIPAGINKRLSSLSSDKASFDKAAPPYQKALDEGGYQYTLHYEPTTTAKRKNRQRSNILWYNPPFSKNVSTNIGHKFLSLIDKHFPKDHSLRKIFNRNTIKISYSCMNNTKQVIDNHNKRILHSSHSPYTKDNKDGTETNKTCNCRQKNNCPLNGNCLQSSVVYQATVTRNDNNTSETYIGLTETDFKTRHRNHTASFRHAKHKNSTELSKHIWTLNIVELGDIFSKEQTAEGETKWSGI; translated from the exons atgttggCTTCGCTGCCTTCGCTGCCTTCGCTGTCGCTACCGCTTCCATCACAAAATGACTATCGACAGCAACTTATCGAAAAAACCGAGCAATTTCTCCGCAGAATGCGTTGGAAAGCTTACTTCTTCCTCAACCCTAGCACAATCAGCAACACTAAGGATACATACGGCTTCAAATCAGCCAAGAACCCACCTCCGATCGAAGAGTTAAAGGAATTTGAAAACAGCATGCTCAAGATGATACAATCGACTAAATTCAAACACATTAACAGCCCTTtcctcaacaaactcaaagacgaCGCCATAAAGATTAAAAACGAAACGAAGCTGCTCATCGCCGCCGACAAAACCACGAACTTCTACAAGCTAGAACCATCCGCATACAACGACCTTCTCGAACAGAACATTACCAAGTCCTATAAAAAAGCACAACCTGACACCGTACAAGCCATCcacgcagaaaacaaaaacatcacaacgAAACTGGGTATAGACGACAGAGTAGACAAGACAGCTAGCAAAGAAGCATTCATAACCctcaaagaccacaaaccgaactttgccaacaaaccaacctgCCGGCTGATCAACCCCACCAAATCTGAGATAGgaaaaataagcaaaagaaTCCTCGACAGGATCAACAGCAGAATCATGAGAACAGCCAAGTTCAACCAGTGGAAAAACACCGCCTCCGCAATCGGATGGTTCAAAtccctaaaaaacaaacaacacctaagttttatttgcttcgacatcgaggaattctatccatccatcagccaagaccttctcaacaaagcacttgacttcGCATCCACATATGACAACATCACCATGGAGGAACGGAACATCATAATCCACGCTAAGAAATCAACACTCATACACAAACGGCAaccctggcaaaagaaaggagacacgacatttgacgtcacgatgggcagctacgacggcgccgaaacgtgcgaCCTAGTAGGAAGCTTCCTcctttcacagctacaagacctcaacatcaacgtaggactctacagagacgacggactagccaccaccaacaccgcgccgagagacaccgaaaacataaagaaggaaatttgccgtatcttcaaccgcaacggactacgtatcaccatcgaagcaaacaaaaagattatcaacttcctagacgtcactttcaacctaaacaacagcacctaccagccctacacaaagcctaacaccacactacagtacgtacaccgcgagagcaatcatccaccgatcaccacaaagaacatacctgccggcatcaacaaacgactttcatccctttcatcagacaaagcttcattcgacaaagccgcccccccgtaccagaaagcacttgacgaaggcggatatcaatacaccctacactacgaacccaccacgactgccaaacgaaaaaacaggcagcgaagcaacatcctctggtacaaccctccatttagcaagaacgtcagcaccaatatcggacacaaattcctcagcctaatcgacaaacatttccctaaagatcacagcctccgcaagatatttaaccgcaacaccatcaaaatcagttacagctgtatgaacaacaccaaacaggtcatcgacaaccacaacaagcgcatcttacactcgtcccactcaccttacacaaaagacaacaaagacggcacggaaaccaacaaaacatgcaactgccgacaaaagaacaattgcccgctcaatggtaactgccttcaatcctcagtcgtttatcaagccaccgtcacacggaacgacaacaacacctctgaaacatacattggactcacagaaaccgacttcaaaacaagacacagaaatcacaccgcatcattccgccacgccaagcacaaaaactctaccgaacttagcaaacacatctggacactcaa CATTGTTGAACTGGGTGATATATTTTCTAAGGAGCAGACAGCAGAGGGTGAAACTAAATGGAGTGGTATCTGA